The sequence CTGCTCAACCGGACGACCCGCTCGATATCACTGACGCCCGATGGCGAGGTTTTCGTCGACCATGCCAAACGCATCCTCGACGCCGCCGAAGAGGCACGGCAAGTGCTGTCCCAATCGACAAATTCGGCATCCGGCCTGCTCAGGGTCACCGCCTCGGCAACATTCGGGCGAGCGCATATCGTGCCCTTTCTCTCGGAATTTCTCGAACGGCATCCCGATGTCACGCTCGACCTCAATCTGACCGATGCAGTAGTTGATATTGTCGAACAGGGCTATGAACTGGCGTTCCGGATCGGCGAACTCGCCCCTTCTTCCCTGCTGGCCCAGAAAATCGATGCCAATCCGGAATGGCTGGTTGCCTCGCCAGCCTATCTGGAGCGCGCCGGACGACCGCAAAAACCGTCCGACCTTGCCGATCACGCCTGCCTACCACTCGGCAATATGCGCCACTGGCAGCTGACCGGACCGGACGGCAAAATTCACGACATAGCGGCCACTGGCCCGGTCACGGTCAACCACGGCGAAGCGATGAGCGTGCTGGTCCGCGCCGGAGTCGGCATCGGCATGGCGGCGCTCTGGCATGTCGGCCCCGACATCCGGTCGGGTCGCCTGGTCCACGTTCTGCCCGACTATAAGGTCACCCGCGAAACCAACATCTGGGCCGTGCGACCACCCGGCCGGGTGATGCCGGCCCGGGTAAAGGCCTTTCTCGATTTCATGCAGCGGCGGATCATCGAGACAAATGGCCAGCGCTATGGCGGGCTGGCCTGAGCTTTTATTTTGAAATTCAAAATAATCTATTTCAAAATCAGGAGATAGAACCGATAATCGGAACTGTTATGTTGTGCCCAACAGCAACGGAGCAAATATCATGACCCAATTATCAGATAGCCAGATTTCATTGACGGACACCGCCGATCATATGTCAGAAGAGCAGCACATCATTCCCGCCGATGGGGACCGCAACCCGTCCGGACTGAACGCCGATCACGATATCACCTATTTTGCCAAGCACCGGCACACGGTGAAGGCCTTTGATCCGAAGCGCAAAATCGCCCCGGAATATGTCGAGAAGATCCGCGATCTTTTGCGCTTCAGCCCCTCGAGCACCAACGCCCAGCCGTGGAAATTCATTCTGGCATCGACCGATGAAGGCAAGGACCGGATCGCCAAGGCCACCGACACGCTCTATCCGTTCAACAGCCCCGGCATCCGCAACGCGTCGCATGTCGTTGTTTTCGCCAGCCGCCTCGCGATCGAGGAAGATTTTCTGCTGAAAGTCCTCGACCAGGAAGAAAAAGACGGCCGGTTCGAAGCCGACCCCGAAACCTTCCGCGCCCAGATGCACGGTGGCCGCAGCCTGTTCGTCAATCTCCACAAGCAGGATATGAAGGACGTGCAGCACTGGATGGACAAGCAGGTCTATCTGAACATCGGCCAGTTTCTGCTCGGCGTTGCGACGCTCGGTATCGACGCCACCCCGATGGAAGGAATCGACACCAAGACACTGGACGAGGAATTCGGCCTGCGCGAGCAAGGCTATAACAGCCTCGTCGTAGTCGCTCTCGGCTACAGCGACGACGAAGCGGACTATAATGCCAAATTGCCGAAATCGCGCCTGCCCCTCTCGGACATATTGACCGAAGTCTGAGCGCTGCCGCATTTTTGGATAACAGAAGGATATCCCATGACGAAAACGATACTGATAACCGGCTCAACCGACGGAATCGGTCTCGAAACCGCCAAGGCGTTGAGCCAGTCAGGGCACAATATCCTGCTGCACGGGCGCAATGCGGCCAAGCTGGCTGACGCCAAGGCCACACTCGAAGCCATTGCGGGCCACGGTTCCGTAGAGACCTATGTCGCCGATCTGTCCGACATGGCCGATGTCGAAGCTTTGGCCGCGGCGGTCATGGCGCGGCACGACCGGATCGATGTGCTGATCAACAATGCCGGTGTTTTCGCGGTTCCCGATCCGCGGACAGCGGCGGGCCTCGATATCCGCTTTGCCGTCAACACCATCGCCCCCTATCTGCTGACCCGCCGCCTTCTGCCCATATTGGACAAGTCCGCGCGTGTGGTGAACCTGTCGTCGGCGGCCCAGTCACCGGTGGACCTGGATGCGCTCGCCGGGAATGCGAGCCTGTCCGACAGCGCCGCATACGGGCAGAGCAAGCTCGCTCTGACCATGTGGTCGCGTAGTCTGGCGCAGGAGCTGGCGCCCGACGGGCCGATGATTGTCGCGGTAAATCCGGGCTCGTTCCTCGGCACGAAAATGGTGAGAGAGGCCTATGGGTCCAAAGGCAATGATGTCGGGATCGGCGTCGACATCCTGGTCCGTGCCGCCTTGTCCAACGAGTTCGCCGATGCCGCTGGTCTCTATTTCGACAATGACAGCGGCCAGTTTGCCCGACCTCACCCGGACGCGCTCGATCCGCGCAAATGCGAACAGTTGATGCGCGGGCTTGATGCAACTTTGCAAAATCTGGCCAACCGATAGATTTCAGCAGCAATAGAGAAGAACGCCATGACCATCGCCGTAACCGCAGCATCCGGACAATTGGGCAGCGCCATCATCCGCGCCCTGTCGCAAATTACGGACGAACCTATCATCGGACTGGCCCGCTCTCCGGAAAAAGCCGCCGGGCTCGGCGTCGAAATCCGCCCCGGCGACT comes from Sphingorhabdus sp. YGSMI21 and encodes:
- a CDS encoding LysR family transcriptional regulator; this encodes MTFDLKNLDLFVRVAALGAIGKAGAEFNLSPTNATQRIQALESDLGVKLLNRTTRSISLTPDGEVFVDHAKRILDAAEEARQVLSQSTNSASGLLRVTASATFGRAHIVPFLSEFLERHPDVTLDLNLTDAVVDIVEQGYELAFRIGELAPSSLLAQKIDANPEWLVASPAYLERAGRPQKPSDLADHACLPLGNMRHWQLTGPDGKIHDIAATGPVTVNHGEAMSVLVRAGVGIGMAALWHVGPDIRSGRLVHVLPDYKVTRETNIWAVRPPGRVMPARVKAFLDFMQRRIIETNGQRYGGLA
- the nfsB gene encoding oxygen-insensitive NAD(P)H nitroreductase, with amino-acid sequence MTQLSDSQISLTDTADHMSEEQHIIPADGDRNPSGLNADHDITYFAKHRHTVKAFDPKRKIAPEYVEKIRDLLRFSPSSTNAQPWKFILASTDEGKDRIAKATDTLYPFNSPGIRNASHVVVFASRLAIEEDFLLKVLDQEEKDGRFEADPETFRAQMHGGRSLFVNLHKQDMKDVQHWMDKQVYLNIGQFLLGVATLGIDATPMEGIDTKTLDEEFGLREQGYNSLVVVALGYSDDEADYNAKLPKSRLPLSDILTEV
- a CDS encoding SDR family NAD(P)-dependent oxidoreductase, with protein sequence MTKTILITGSTDGIGLETAKALSQSGHNILLHGRNAAKLADAKATLEAIAGHGSVETYVADLSDMADVEALAAAVMARHDRIDVLINNAGVFAVPDPRTAAGLDIRFAVNTIAPYLLTRRLLPILDKSARVVNLSSAAQSPVDLDALAGNASLSDSAAYGQSKLALTMWSRSLAQELAPDGPMIVAVNPGSFLGTKMVREAYGSKGNDVGIGVDILVRAALSNEFADAAGLYFDNDSGQFARPHPDALDPRKCEQLMRGLDATLQNLANR